A genomic segment from Drosophila willistoni isolate 14030-0811.24 chromosome 2L unlocalized genomic scaffold, UCI_dwil_1.1 Seg72.1, whole genome shotgun sequence encodes:
- the LOC6646067 gene encoding pre-mRNA-splicing regulator female-lethal(2)D isoform X1, with protein MSVAAMTLDDQRPLMHSYDKMPTATTKYEQNLSGGGVTGVGGGGGVGVTGTGTGSGPASPTPSAFEEQQQQQQQQQQQQQQQQQQQQQQQQQEQQQRQRLLEDEIESLKLDQTRLGQQCADAQRREKILMRRLANKEQEFQDYVSQIAEYKAQQAPTALALRTALLDPAVNLLFERLKKELKATKAKLEETQNELSAWKFTPDSNTGKRLMAKCRLLYQENEELGKMTSNGRLAKLETELAMQKSFSEEVKKSQSELDDFLQELDEDVEGMQSTILFLQQELKTTRDRIQTLEKENLQLKQANTKDEQQNVVTTPPAATNGTAKSKLETISEEMTTTTTTTTTSAATTTILSNPNPPPTNPDYFNGACNNNEQIAEHIIQDNDSNSNSNSNSNGNGNGNAARLARKRNYEEPPIGNANPHSVALSYSVEETTTTTATITAMREVSAPRTLPPKKSKLRGLTTRRSSQIEDELQQQQQQLHQAMTLILDNAAVKVGIPTEDPNAATITPMTTTTTTATSEPVAATTLVDAAATSSVIPPTGAAARILTRRRSVRMEQNGAGVVDYST; from the exons ATGAGTGTCGCTGCAATGACTTTGGACGATCAGAGACCCTTGATGCACAGTTACGATAAAatgccaacagcaacaacaaaatatgaaCAAAATTTAAGTGGTGGAGGTGTTACAGGAGTTGGGGGAGGCGGTGGCGTTGGGGTAACTGGAACTGGTACTGGTTCTGGTCCAGCGTCGCCAACTCCTTCGGCTTTTgaggagcagcaacagcaacaacaacagcagcaacaacaacaacagcagcagcagcagcaacaacaacaacaacaacagcaagaacaacaacaacgccaACGTCTGCTAGAag ATGAAATTGAATCCCTTAAGTTGGACCAAACTCGTTTGGGCCAACAGTGTGCCGATGCTCAGCGACGGGAGAAAATTCTCATGCGACGTCTGGCCAACAAAGAACAAGAGTTTCAGGATTATGTG AGTCAAATTGCCGAATACAAAGCTCAACAGGCACCAACTGCCTTGGCCCTGCGAACTGCATTGCTTGATCCTGCCGTCAATTTACTATTCGAACGTCTCAAAAAGGAATTGAAGGCCACCAAGGCCAAATTGGAGGAAACACAGAATGAACTATCGGCTTGGAAATTCACACCGGACTCAAATACGGGCAAACGTTTAATGGCCAAATGTCGTTTGCTTTATCAAGAGAATGAGGAGCTGGGTAAAATGACCTCAAATGGTCGTTTAGCCAAACTGGAAACGGAATTGGCCATGCAAAAGAGCTTCAGTGAGGAGGTCAAGAAATCACAATCGG AATTGGATGACTTCCTGCAAGAGTTGGATGAGGATGTTGAAGGCATGCAAAGTACCATATTATTTTTACAACAAGAACTGAAAACCACACGCGATCGCATTCAAACCTTGGAGAAGGAGAATTTACAACTTAAGCAAGCCAATACAAAGGACGAACAGCAAAATGTGGTAACAACGCCGCCGGCAGCTACAAATGGTACCGCTAAATCTAAACTGGAGACAATAAGTGAGGAAAtgacaactacaacaacaacaacaacaacgtcggcagcaacaacaacaatactcTCCAATCCAAATCCTCCGCCCACTAATCCTGACTATTTCAATGGTGCCTGTAATAACAACGAACAGATTGCTGAACACATAATCCAAGATAATGATAGTaatagcaatagcaacagtaatagcaatggcaatggcaacggcaacgcTGCAAGATTGGCACGCAAAAGGAACTATGAAGAGCCGCCAATTGGCAATGCAAATCCACATTCAGTTGCTCTCAGTTATAGTGTCGAGgagacgacaacgacgacggcGACAATTACTGCCATGAGGGAAGTAAGTGCACCGAGAACATTGCCACCGAAAAAGTCCAAACTGCGAGGTCTAACCACAAGACGAAGCTCACAAATTGAGGATGagctgcaacagcagcagcagcagctccacCAGGCCATGACTCTAATATTGGACAATGCAGCTGTGAAAGTAGGAATTCCCACTGAAGATCCAAATGCCGCAACTATCACGccaatgacaacaacaacaacaacagccacatCCGAACCGGTTGCTGCAACAACTTTAGTTGATGCAGCTGCCACATCATCTGTAATACCACCAACAGGTGCAGCTGCACGAATTCTAACCCGACGACGTTCAGTACGCATGGAACAAAATGGAGCGGGGGTTGTTGATTATTCAACCTAA
- the LOC6646066 gene encoding uncharacterized protein LOC6646066 gives MSDLPENLQIKLESPNIKERLNLHVKRRLQHDPDNATPPIVPETKRAKSKEKEKEPKPRKPYQKRVDKIKTEAVVTSTTSTTGKGKKAAQIASPAAELEPMLDEADLELGAGGAGGGSPEAAGRSNTNRDRHKNADILNMVLSVKKRALLQNPEVQKFWTNIMQALGK, from the exons ATGAGTGATTTACCTGAAAATCTTCAAATCAAATTGGAATCGCCCAATATAAAGGAGCGCTTGAATCTCCATGTTAAGCGACGACTTCAGCATGATCCGGACAACGCCACGCCACCGATCGTTCCAGAGACCAAACGGGCCAAAAGCAAAGAGAAGGAAAAGGAGCCAAAACCACGAAAGCCCTACCAAAAGCGAGTGGACAAGATTAAAACAGAAGCAGTGGTGACCAGCACAACGTCAACGacaggcaaaggcaaaaagg CTGCACAAATTGCCAGTCCAGCTGCTGAATTGGAACCCATGCTGGATGAGGCGGATCTAGAGCTGGGAGCTGGAGGAGCAGGCGGCGGTTCACCAGAAGCAGCAGGACGAAGTAATACTAACAGAGATCGTCATAAGAATGCTGATATATTGAACATGGTTTTAAGCGTTAAAAAGCGCGCCCTACTCCAAAATCCAGAAGTTCAAAAATTTTGGACAAATATTATGCAGGCTCTTGGAAAGTGA
- the LOC6646067 gene encoding pre-mRNA-splicing regulator female-lethal(2)D isoform X2, which yields MRRLANKEQEFQDYVSQIAEYKAQQAPTALALRTALLDPAVNLLFERLKKELKATKAKLEETQNELSAWKFTPDSNTGKRLMAKCRLLYQENEELGKMTSNGRLAKLETELAMQKSFSEEVKKSQSELDDFLQELDEDVEGMQSTILFLQQELKTTRDRIQTLEKENLQLKQANTKDEQQNVVTTPPAATNGTAKSKLETISEEMTTTTTTTTTSAATTTILSNPNPPPTNPDYFNGACNNNEQIAEHIIQDNDSNSNSNSNSNGNGNGNAARLARKRNYEEPPIGNANPHSVALSYSVEETTTTTATITAMREVSAPRTLPPKKSKLRGLTTRRSSQIEDELQQQQQQLHQAMTLILDNAAVKVGIPTEDPNAATITPMTTTTTTATSEPVAATTLVDAAATSSVIPPTGAAARILTRRRSVRMEQNGAGVVDYST from the exons ATGCGACGTCTGGCCAACAAAGAACAAGAGTTTCAGGATTATGTG AGTCAAATTGCCGAATACAAAGCTCAACAGGCACCAACTGCCTTGGCCCTGCGAACTGCATTGCTTGATCCTGCCGTCAATTTACTATTCGAACGTCTCAAAAAGGAATTGAAGGCCACCAAGGCCAAATTGGAGGAAACACAGAATGAACTATCGGCTTGGAAATTCACACCGGACTCAAATACGGGCAAACGTTTAATGGCCAAATGTCGTTTGCTTTATCAAGAGAATGAGGAGCTGGGTAAAATGACCTCAAATGGTCGTTTAGCCAAACTGGAAACGGAATTGGCCATGCAAAAGAGCTTCAGTGAGGAGGTCAAGAAATCACAATCGG AATTGGATGACTTCCTGCAAGAGTTGGATGAGGATGTTGAAGGCATGCAAAGTACCATATTATTTTTACAACAAGAACTGAAAACCACACGCGATCGCATTCAAACCTTGGAGAAGGAGAATTTACAACTTAAGCAAGCCAATACAAAGGACGAACAGCAAAATGTGGTAACAACGCCGCCGGCAGCTACAAATGGTACCGCTAAATCTAAACTGGAGACAATAAGTGAGGAAAtgacaactacaacaacaacaacaacaacgtcggcagcaacaacaacaatactcTCCAATCCAAATCCTCCGCCCACTAATCCTGACTATTTCAATGGTGCCTGTAATAACAACGAACAGATTGCTGAACACATAATCCAAGATAATGATAGTaatagcaatagcaacagtaatagcaatggcaatggcaacggcaacgcTGCAAGATTGGCACGCAAAAGGAACTATGAAGAGCCGCCAATTGGCAATGCAAATCCACATTCAGTTGCTCTCAGTTATAGTGTCGAGgagacgacaacgacgacggcGACAATTACTGCCATGAGGGAAGTAAGTGCACCGAGAACATTGCCACCGAAAAAGTCCAAACTGCGAGGTCTAACCACAAGACGAAGCTCACAAATTGAGGATGagctgcaacagcagcagcagcagctccacCAGGCCATGACTCTAATATTGGACAATGCAGCTGTGAAAGTAGGAATTCCCACTGAAGATCCAAATGCCGCAACTATCACGccaatgacaacaacaacaacaacagccacatCCGAACCGGTTGCTGCAACAACTTTAGTTGATGCAGCTGCCACATCATCTGTAATACCACCAACAGGTGCAGCTGCACGAATTCTAACCCGACGACGTTCAGTACGCATGGAACAAAATGGAGCGGGGGTTGTTGATTATTCAACCTAA
- the LOC6646065 gene encoding uncharacterized protein LOC6646065, with protein MSPFVEKSLLLLGILCCIQVSTALMCYDCNSEYDPRCGDPFEPYSIGEVNCSKQEPLEHLKDKYQPMLCRKTVQKIYGKTRIVRGCGYIPDERTDGECIKRSGTHDVAAIYCACTGELCNGANSMMSSQYVLISGLTLLLMLLTRHSISS; from the exons atgtcACCATTTGTGGAAAAATCATTACTATTGCTAGGCATTCTATGCTGCATACAAG TATCCACTGCCCTGATGTGCTATGACTGCAATAGTGAGTACGATCCACGTTGTGGCGATCCATTCGAGCCCTATTCCATTGGTGAAGTGAATTGCAGTAAACAGGAACCACTGGAGCATCTTAAGGATAAATATCAGCCCATGTTGTGCCGCAAAACTGTGCAGAAAA TCTATGGCAAAACCCGAATTGTTCGCGGCTGCGGTTATATACCTGATGAACGCACCGATGGCGAGTGTATAAAGCGTTCGGGCACCCACGACGTGGCCGCCATTTATTGTGCCTGCACTGGTGAATTGTGCAACGGAGCCAACTCCATGATGTCATCGCAATATGTCCTAATTTCCGGACTTACGCTGCTGTTAATGCTACTGACAAGGCACAGCATAAGCTCATAA